A window of Rhodohalobacter sp. 614A genomic DNA:
TCCTATAGAGGTGAGTGCTCCTTATGATAGAATTGATGGGTTAATGAATCCTCTGGTGTGGGTTGAAAATGATGCAAAAAGAAGAGTATTCCTGTTTGTGGACTCTGTAGTAATATCACAGGAATAATTTGGAAAACTCATAAATAAGTCAGTCATCAAATTTTTAAAAAAGATTGAAGTATGAAGGTATTTAATGCGGCACACCTGGAAGTAAAAAAAGATTTTAAAGAAGATTTCCAAACCAATCCATTTGAAGCGGGCTGGGCAAGTGAATGTATATTCTTTGTTATGGTTGAAGATCTATCAGGAGAAGCTCCAGAACTTACGGCAGAAGTTGAAATTTCGCATGACGGTATGAGTTGGGCGAAGGAAGGATCAGCCTTGACTTCGGTTAATAAGAAAGGACTTCATTTTGTAAAGGTCCACCACTTTGGGAATTGGCTAAGGTTAAACTGCCATATCGAAGGTGAAAAACCCAGCTTTAGGCTTAATATTCAGATTGCTCTGAAAGAGTGAATGTATTGAACAGCCTAAGGTTAGTAGCTTGAATTTAAAACTGCTTCAAAACAAAATTATCCCAGACAAATCTGAGATGATTTTCTCACACAGTAGAAAGGGTTTGTATGACGGAACGAATCATGCTACGCGAGCCTGAAACGTATGACGTGTTTATAAGGGAAGGAATGCATGAAAAAAATCAATTTTAAAATTTATTAGAACTCATTACTCATGGAGAAAATAAGACAAACAAGGGAAATACCTGTGATTGCTGAATATGATGTTGTTGTTTGTGGTGGAGGTCCTTCTGGTTTTATTGCAGCTATTGCTGCAGCAAGAGGTGGAGCTCGCACTGCGCTTATTGAACGATACGGGTTTCTTGGAGGTATGGCTACAGCAAGCCTCGTTGCGCCAATCAGTGTTTTTAACTACAATCAGCGACGAATAATAGATGGCATTCCTTGGGAGTTTATAGAACGTCTCATTGATATCGAGGGAGCCAGAGAAGAAAAACCTTCGGGTAACATTACATTTTCACCTGAAAAATATAAGCTTATTGCACAGCGTATGGTTCTTGAAGCAGGTGTATCTCTTTATTTCCATTCTTATATCACCGGTTGTAAAAAGTCTGAAAACAATTTGACTCATGTAATTCTGGAGAATAAAAATGGTACAGAAGCAATAGCTGCAAAATATTTTATTGATTGTACTGGTGATGCTGATCTTTCGTATCAGGCTGGAGTACCAATGCAGCCGAAAAGCTCAGAACTCCAACCGGCATCACTGATTTTTATGTTGGGAGGGGTTGATACGGACTCTCTTCCAAAGATTCGCCATAACGAACATAAAGTAAATTATCATGACTTAGATATCAGGCAGGCATTTGAAGATTTGGACATAGATCTTCCTCAGTATGGTGGCCCCTGGTATTGCGGAATTCTTGCCAACGATCTTGTATTAGTAAATATGACACGTACTTATGCAGATATGGCGAACAATCGTGAGGCAACAAATGCCGAGTGCGTGCTAAGGGAAGACGTATTTACATTTGTTGATCTTTTAAAAAAGAATATTCCAGCATTCGAGAATGCTCATCTTGTTATGACTGCCCCCCAAACAGGTACACGCGAAACCCGTAGAATTAAAGGGGTTCACACACTTACAGGGGAAGAATATATAGAGGCTCGTAATTTCGATGATGCTATTTCAAGGGGGTGCCATCCAGTAGACATACATTCTTCGTCATCAAATAACCAGCTGTGTGAGTTTTTAGAAGATGCTGCTTTTGTTCCATACAGGTGCTTAATAGCTCCGGGTTTCCCAAATTTGTTAGTAGGTGGAAGAGCGTTTTCAGCCGACGGCATATCTTCGGCATCGGTTCGTGTGCAGGCGTCTGCAATGGGTCTTGGACAGGCTGCTGGTGTGGCTGCTGCATTATGTGCTCAGTATGGTACAAATGTTTCGGAGGTTGATATCAAGAAACTCCGTAATACATTAATAAAATATGGAGCTAATCTTACAAATTAACCTTCAACAACGTTAGGCTTATATGGACATTATTAACTTCAGTAAGATATCAGTATTTGATACAAAAACTCGTCAACTTGAATTATTTTGCTCCGATTTTTACTTGAGATATGCAGCAAGCTATAATAACTGAACCGAGAAGCCTTACCTTTCGTGAAGTACTCTGTTTTTCTGGTATTAGTAAAGACGAGGTTCTTTTAAAAATTAAGTGCATCGGTGTATGTGGCTCAGATATTCACGTATTTCACGGAGAATACCCAGCGGTCGTTTATCCTGTTATTCAAGGCCATGAGTTTTCAGCCGTGGTAGAAAATATAGGTAAGAACGTAAAAAAATTAGACCAGAGATGAGGGTAACGGCAAGACCCCAATTGGTCTGTGGCCAGTGCCCACCTTGTAAACGTGGGTTTTATAATATTTGTGAGCATCAATTTGTAAGCGAATGGATAATAATAAACAACACAATTGCAATTAAAACAGAATGATATTAAATCAAGGAAATTTAAATTCGATATCAAAACGAATTGCAGTTCCAGCATATAATAGGAATAATCTAAAACCAGGTATAGTACATATTGGGGTGGGAGGTTTTCATCGAGCTCACCAGGCCTGTTATACGGATGAGTTGATGAGTAAACAAGATGCTGATGAATGGGGGATTTGTGGAATAGGTATTCGTGAAGCAGACCGATCTATGTGGCAGGCTTTATCGGAACAGGATTTTCTTTACACGGTTGTGGAGAAATCTCCTGATGGCGGTAGTAACCCAAGGGTGGTAGGATCAATTATTGACTATATTTTAGCTCCCGATGCCCCAGAAAAAGCAATTATTAAATTGGCATCCTCCACAACAAAGATTGTGAGCCTCACAATTACCGAGGGAGGCTATAATCTGAGTGACAGTTCAGGTGAATTCGATTTCAGCAACTCGGATGTGCAGTGGGATTTACATCACCCCGAAGAACCACGAACGGTATTTGGTTATTTGGCGGCAGCGCTGAACAAAAGAAAAGCGGCAGGGTTTCCGGGTTTTACTATTCTCTCCTGTGATAATATTCAAACTAACGGCGATATAGCACGGAAAATGTTTCTCACCTTTATTAAAGAACAGGATAGAGATCTGGTCGGTT
This region includes:
- a CDS encoding alcohol dehydrogenase catalytic domain-containing protein, whose amino-acid sequence is MQQAIITEPRSLTFREVLCFSGISKDEVLLKIKCIGVCGSDIHVFHGEYPAVVYPVIQGHEFSAVVENIGKNVKKLDQR
- a CDS encoding FAD-dependent oxidoreductase — protein: MEKIRQTREIPVIAEYDVVVCGGGPSGFIAAIAAARGGARTALIERYGFLGGMATASLVAPISVFNYNQRRIIDGIPWEFIERLIDIEGAREEKPSGNITFSPEKYKLIAQRMVLEAGVSLYFHSYITGCKKSENNLTHVILENKNGTEAIAAKYFIDCTGDADLSYQAGVPMQPKSSELQPASLIFMLGGVDTDSLPKIRHNEHKVNYHDLDIRQAFEDLDIDLPQYGGPWYCGILANDLVLVNMTRTYADMANNREATNAECVLREDVFTFVDLLKKNIPAFENAHLVMTAPQTGTRETRRIKGVHTLTGEEYIEARNFDDAISRGCHPVDIHSSSSNNQLCEFLEDAAFVPYRCLIAPGFPNLLVGGRAFSADGISSASVRVQASAMGLGQAAGVAAALCAQYGTNVSEVDIKKLRNTLIKYGANLTN